A region of Reichenbachiella carrageenanivorans DNA encodes the following proteins:
- a CDS encoding family 16 glycosylhydrolase, producing MRRIFVLTAVVSLFFSSCDKTEDELKVKDEVVVDEEQEQEEETEEKDDEIVETEEEETEVVDETVEEKVAKYLPSAGVDKKWVLQENVSNEFDESLTSDAFVTDWQNKFFNGWKGPGDTRYTPESSTIVDGELIFTAKVVGSTIQTGCISSKEKVGYPMYMEARAKISKSVLSTAVWMLSDDSTEEIDNLEAYGYEGHDWYAKRLHLSHHVFIRDPFQDYQPTSDATWYFDNKNTIWSDDYHDYGVLWMSPTELSYYVDGVLVRTVPTNEIDPNNFTNGNGLTKPMYIILSQAAQPWREGTAFDDFFEEESVTNSDMTKTYFDWVRVYQPE from the coding sequence ATGAGAAGGATTTTTGTATTGACAGCAGTTGTATCCTTGTTTTTTTCATCTTGTGATAAAACAGAAGATGAACTAAAAGTAAAGGATGAGGTAGTAGTAGATGAAGAACAAGAACAAGAAGAAGAGACGGAAGAGAAAGACGATGAAATAGTGGAAACCGAAGAGGAGGAAACTGAAGTAGTCGACGAAACGGTAGAGGAAAAAGTAGCTAAGTACTTGCCTAGTGCAGGGGTCGATAAAAAATGGGTGCTACAAGAAAATGTATCTAACGAGTTTGACGAAAGTCTAACCTCGGACGCATTTGTGACTGATTGGCAAAATAAATTCTTCAATGGATGGAAAGGCCCAGGAGATACTAGGTACACACCCGAGAGTTCTACGATAGTAGATGGAGAGTTGATATTTACGGCCAAGGTAGTAGGGAGTACGATACAGACCGGATGTATTTCTTCAAAGGAGAAAGTAGGCTACCCGATGTACATGGAAGCGAGAGCGAAAATCAGTAAATCTGTATTGTCTACAGCTGTTTGGATGCTGAGCGATGACTCTACAGAGGAGATCGACAACCTAGAAGCCTACGGCTACGAAGGCCACGATTGGTACGCCAAGCGTTTGCATTTGAGCCATCACGTTTTTATTCGTGACCCATTTCAAGATTATCAGCCTACCTCCGATGCTACGTGGTATTTTGACAATAAGAATACCATCTGGTCAGACGATTACCATGATTATGGTGTACTTTGGATGAGTCCTACAGAGTTGAGCTACTATGTAGACGGCGTTTTGGTGCGGACTGTACCTACCAATGAGATTGATCCTAATAACTTTACCAACGGTAATGGATTGACCAAACCCATGTATATCATACTCAGTCAGGCAGCACAGCCTTGGAGAGAAGGAACTGCTTTTGACGATTTCTTCGAAGAAGAGTCTGTGACGAATAGTGACATGACCAAGACCTATTTTGATTGGGTGAGAGTGTATCAGCCAGAATAA
- a CDS encoding restriction endonuclease, with the protein MKLTFESNLQYQQDATKSITDLFEGQPLEDSIVEFNLKEKQASLIQGVSNNLVLSEEQILSNLQSIQKDNDITVSNELDGMHFSVEMETGTGKTYVYLRSIYELNKLYGFKKFVIVVPSVAIREGVLKNLEITHEHFQTLYDNVPVNFQVYDSTKVSTLRGFATTNNIEVLVINIDSFAKDENIINKANDKLNGQKPVEFIQATHPIVIVDEPQNMETEKRIAAIENLKSLCTLRYSATHRNQYNLTYNLNPVKAYDLGLVKQIEVDSIIEENAYNDAFVSVESITATKTKVTAKISINSNENGGVKKKTLTVKVGDDLYKLSNEREIYADGYIIEEIDAANQCISISNGNLLYKGDSQGGLTDEVMKFQIRKTVEEHLKKEKRLNKLGIKVLSLFFIDKVANYRSYDAAGNPIKGKFAEWFEEIYQEYISKPAFKELDKFSIEETHNGYFSQDKKGAFKDTSGETKADDDTYSLIMKDKEKLLNLDNSLRFIFSHSALREGWDNPNVFQICTLNETKSDIKKRQEIGRGLRLAVDQTGTRTYDQNINRLTVIANESYDDFAKALQKEIEDDCGVEFKGRIKSKRERTAIKYRKGFEADPKFLEIWENLKKKTTYRVDYKTDELIVLAAKAIKDLPEIKAPSIRSTKVQISMTDEGVDTMYAGDKVESYGGYSWKIPDVLGYIQSKTELTRSTIQEILSKSDRIGDILTNPQLFLDLSTQAIKRTLYDLMIDGIKYQKIGRSDVSGSEYEMALFEAQELEVYLNEFSFKVADASKTIYEEYVPLDSGVESKFAQDCETSDQIKFYFKLPNWFKIPTPIGNYNPDWALVFEDDKKIYFVAETKDTGTPQVDLSKLTGDEQMKIKCGLAHFNEFETLEYKVVNKVGQLIE; encoded by the coding sequence GTGAAGTTAACCTTTGAATCCAATCTGCAATACCAGCAAGATGCCACCAAATCCATTACGGATTTATTTGAGGGGCAACCTTTAGAAGATTCTATTGTGGAGTTTAACCTAAAAGAAAAGCAAGCCTCTTTAATACAAGGCGTAAGCAACAACCTTGTACTATCGGAAGAACAAATCCTTTCCAATCTTCAATCCATTCAGAAAGATAACGATATCACGGTTTCAAATGAGCTTGATGGTATGCACTTTTCTGTGGAGATGGAAACGGGAACAGGAAAAACATACGTCTATCTCAGAAGCATCTATGAACTGAATAAACTCTACGGATTTAAAAAGTTTGTAATCGTAGTTCCCTCAGTAGCCATTCGGGAAGGGGTACTTAAAAACCTGGAAATCACACACGAGCATTTTCAGACTCTGTATGACAATGTACCAGTCAACTTTCAGGTGTACGACAGTACCAAAGTCTCTACTTTAAGAGGTTTTGCAACCACTAACAACATTGAAGTGTTGGTCATTAACATTGATTCTTTCGCCAAAGACGAAAACATTATCAATAAGGCAAATGACAAACTGAATGGACAAAAGCCGGTGGAATTCATTCAGGCCACCCATCCGATTGTAATAGTAGACGAGCCGCAAAATATGGAAACAGAAAAGCGTATTGCAGCCATCGAAAATTTAAAATCACTTTGTACACTCCGCTATTCAGCAACTCATAGAAATCAATACAACTTAACCTACAATTTAAACCCTGTAAAAGCTTACGATTTGGGTTTGGTAAAACAAATAGAGGTCGATTCTATTATTGAAGAAAATGCCTATAACGATGCATTTGTTTCGGTGGAATCCATCACCGCCACAAAAACAAAAGTAACTGCCAAGATCTCTATCAATAGCAATGAAAATGGAGGTGTAAAAAAGAAAACACTCACTGTAAAGGTTGGTGATGATTTGTATAAGCTTTCTAACGAAAGGGAAATCTATGCAGATGGCTATATCATTGAAGAAATTGATGCTGCAAACCAATGTATTTCTATTTCAAATGGAAACTTGCTTTACAAAGGCGATAGCCAAGGCGGATTGACCGATGAAGTAATGAAATTTCAAATCCGTAAAACGGTTGAAGAACATTTAAAAAAGGAAAAACGTCTGAACAAGCTAGGCATTAAAGTTTTGTCCCTGTTCTTTATTGATAAGGTAGCTAATTACCGTTCGTATGATGCCGCAGGAAACCCAATCAAAGGAAAATTTGCCGAGTGGTTTGAAGAAATCTATCAAGAGTACATTTCAAAACCTGCTTTTAAAGAATTGGACAAATTTTCAATAGAAGAAACCCACAACGGTTATTTTTCACAGGATAAAAAAGGAGCATTCAAAGACACTTCTGGTGAAACGAAAGCTGATGATGATACCTATAGTCTTATCATGAAAGACAAGGAGAAGCTATTGAATTTAGATAATTCTCTTCGTTTCATTTTTTCACATTCGGCTTTGCGTGAAGGTTGGGACAATCCAAATGTATTTCAGATTTGCACCTTGAATGAAACAAAATCAGATATTAAAAAACGTCAAGAAATTGGTAGGGGTTTGCGTTTGGCAGTTGACCAAACAGGAACACGTACCTATGACCAAAACATAAACCGATTGACAGTTATAGCCAATGAATCGTATGATGATTTTGCAAAAGCACTGCAAAAAGAAATTGAAGACGATTGTGGTGTGGAATTTAAAGGCAGAATAAAAAGTAAAAGAGAACGAACGGCAATCAAATACCGCAAGGGATTTGAAGCCGATCCAAAATTCTTAGAGATTTGGGAGAACCTCAAAAAGAAAACAACCTATCGGGTTGACTATAAAACGGACGAATTAATTGTTCTGGCAGCAAAAGCTATTAAAGATTTACCCGAAATCAAGGCTCCTTCTATCCGTTCAACCAAAGTGCAAATCAGCATGACTGATGAAGGTGTAGATACCATGTATGCAGGTGATAAAGTAGAATCATATGGTGGCTACTCCTGGAAAATACCTGATGTGTTAGGTTACATTCAAAGCAAAACAGAATTGACCCGTTCCACTATTCAAGAAATTTTAAGTAAGTCGGACAGAATCGGAGATATTTTAACCAATCCTCAGTTGTTCTTGGACTTATCTACCCAAGCCATTAAGCGAACGCTTTATGATTTGATGATTGATGGAATCAAGTATCAAAAAATTGGACGGTCCGACGTTTCGGGTTCTGAATATGAAATGGCTTTGTTTGAAGCACAGGAACTAGAAGTATATCTCAACGAATTTTCCTTTAAAGTAGCGGATGCCTCTAAAACTATTTATGAAGAGTATGTTCCTTTAGATTCTGGCGTTGAAAGCAAATTTGCTCAAGACTGTGAAACTAGCGACCAAATAAAATTCTATTTCAAACTGCCTAATTGGTTTAAGATTCCCACTCCTATCGGCAATTACAATCCTGATTGGGCATTGGTGTTTGAAGATGACAAGAAAATCTACTTTGTAGCTGAAACCAAAGACACAGGAACTCCACAAGTGGATTTGTCTAAACTAACAGGAGACGAACAAATGAAAATAAAATGTGGCTTAGCTCATTTCAACGAGTTTGAAACATTGGAGTACAAAGTGGTAAATAAAGTAGGACAGCTGATTGAGTGA
- a CDS encoding DUF6377 domain-containing protein, whose product MMLLYYALTFLSFTSAVDPNTTTDVDSLYTALDEAMLNRKDYDWLKEKKISNYKLLMASDLSPENRYEINNKIIAEYHSYNFDSTLKYLENNLSIGQELNNQHLILASSISMARKLINSGREMEAFNIIDSIDRFDIPKELLYNYYRLHYDAYTRLHAQSTANVPKSHYQKLSRQYYDSLLLTTPVDSGPYLDIQELQYFKDGVFEKSLEINSIRMGQIDPKSDYYPQIMFYRAKLLRQLNQPELSEKYLIMTAIRDIELSRKNNAALSELAIILYYKNQLDRANRYINFTMEDARFYNSKFRFLHLSESLPIINEAYQQLIRDQKNNLRIFSLVSTCLALMLLIALVFIFIHIKKLSVTRNELKQAYATLKNSNLELSKTNTSLTQTNHIKEQYIGHFLEICSKYIEKLDNYRKMVHKDLANKRIAELFELTKSNRLIENEQKEFYRTFDQSFLAIYPSFVAEINNLLKPTEQIELKGDELLNTELRILALTRLGITDSAKIARLLRYSVNTIYNYRAQIKNRTKGDRELFDQQILEI is encoded by the coding sequence ATGATGCTGCTTTATTACGCTTTGACTTTCTTGTCTTTCACGAGTGCTGTCGATCCAAATACGACTACGGATGTAGATTCGCTGTACACGGCATTGGATGAGGCCATGCTCAACCGCAAGGACTATGATTGGTTAAAAGAAAAAAAAATAAGCAATTATAAATTGCTCATGGCCTCTGATTTATCTCCCGAAAACAGGTATGAGATCAATAATAAAATCATTGCCGAATATCACTCCTATAATTTTGATTCCACCCTGAAATACCTCGAAAACAACCTGAGCATAGGCCAAGAGCTAAACAACCAGCATTTGATATTGGCATCTAGTATTTCGATGGCTAGGAAGTTGATAAACTCTGGTAGGGAAATGGAAGCTTTTAATATCATCGATTCTATTGACCGATTTGATATTCCCAAAGAATTGCTTTACAACTACTATAGACTGCACTACGACGCATACACTCGGCTACATGCCCAAAGCACGGCCAATGTACCCAAGTCACATTATCAAAAACTGTCGCGCCAATACTACGACTCCTTGTTGCTGACTACTCCTGTAGATTCTGGACCGTATTTGGATATCCAAGAACTCCAATACTTCAAAGACGGGGTGTTTGAAAAAAGCCTTGAAATCAACTCCATTCGCATGGGGCAGATTGACCCCAAGTCAGACTACTATCCACAAATCATGTTTTACCGAGCCAAGCTACTGCGACAACTCAACCAACCTGAGTTGTCGGAAAAATATCTCATCATGACTGCCATTCGAGACATCGAGCTGTCCCGAAAAAACAACGCAGCCTTGAGCGAACTGGCCATCATCCTGTATTATAAAAACCAACTAGACCGAGCCAATAGGTACATCAACTTCACTATGGAGGACGCTCGTTTTTACAATTCAAAATTTAGATTTCTGCACTTATCCGAGTCATTGCCGATCATCAACGAGGCTTACCAGCAATTAATCAGAGATCAGAAAAATAATCTCAGGATATTTAGCCTCGTCTCTACCTGTCTGGCCTTGATGCTTCTCATAGCACTGGTGTTTATTTTTATACACATCAAAAAACTGTCGGTCACCAGAAATGAGCTCAAACAAGCTTATGCTACTTTGAAAAACTCTAATCTGGAGCTAAGCAAAACGAACACTTCATTGACGCAGACCAACCATATCAAAGAGCAATACATTGGGCACTTTCTAGAGATCTGTTCGAAGTACATCGAAAAACTAGACAACTACCGGAAAATGGTACATAAAGACCTGGCAAACAAAAGAATCGCGGAGCTTTTCGAATTGACCAAATCGAATCGGCTCATCGAAAATGAACAAAAGGAATTTTACCGAACCTTCGATCAATCCTTTCTTGCCATATATCCCTCTTTTGTAGCCGAAATCAACAACCTCCTCAAACCTACAGAGCAAATAGAGTTGAAAGGAGATGAGCTACTCAATACCGAATTGCGCATTTTGGCTCTAACAAGGCTTGGCATCACCGATAGTGCTAAAATCGCACGATTGCTCAGATACTCCGTAAATACCATCTATAACTATCGTGCTCAGATAAAAAACCGCACCAAAGGTGATCGCGAGCTTTTCGATCAGCAAATACTAGAGATTTAG
- a CDS encoding KilA-N domain-containing protein, whose amino-acid sequence MSKQVKKIEVEEKIISITSHNENDYICLTDMVRGEEGNDHIRNWMRNRNTVEFLGIWEQLYNPHFKGVEFDRFKKEAGLNSFNLTPKKWVESTNAIGVISKSGRYGGTYAHKDIAFEFGAWISPMFKLLLIKEFQRLKEIETNQYNLEWNVKRVLSKVNYTIQTDAVKDYILPQSNLTKETEWLAYAEEADVLNVALFGCTAKQWREANPQLTLEGKNLRDIASINELAILSNLESANADMIREGVSKKERFDKLYKIARYQKEILDKQDFLKSLKKTSDDIYLKE is encoded by the coding sequence ATGAGTAAACAAGTCAAAAAAATAGAGGTAGAAGAAAAAATCATTTCTATTACCAGTCATAATGAAAATGATTATATCTGCCTTACAGATATGGTGCGAGGGGAGGAAGGAAATGACCATATCCGCAACTGGATGCGCAACCGCAATACCGTTGAATTTTTAGGTATTTGGGAGCAGTTGTATAATCCACATTTTAAAGGTGTCGAATTCGACAGGTTTAAAAAAGAAGCGGGTTTGAACTCATTTAACCTAACACCAAAAAAATGGGTAGAATCGACCAATGCCATAGGAGTTATTTCAAAAAGCGGGAGATATGGCGGCACTTATGCTCACAAGGATATTGCTTTTGAATTTGGCGCTTGGATCAGTCCTATGTTCAAGTTGTTACTCATTAAAGAGTTTCAGCGACTCAAGGAAATTGAAACCAATCAATACAACTTAGAGTGGAATGTGAAACGCGTATTGAGCAAGGTCAATTACACCATTCAGACAGATGCTGTTAAGGATTACATTTTGCCCCAATCAAACCTAACTAAAGAAACAGAATGGTTGGCTTATGCTGAGGAAGCTGATGTTTTAAATGTCGCCCTATTTGGTTGCACAGCCAAACAATGGAGAGAAGCAAATCCCCAATTGACATTGGAGGGAAAAAATCTTCGAGATATAGCGAGTATCAATGAATTAGCCATCTTATCTAATTTAGAATCGGCCAATGCAGATATGATTCGTGAAGGAGTGAGTAAAAAAGAACGCTTCGATAAACTCTATAAAATTGCACGATACCAAAAGGAGATTTTAGACAAGCAAGATTTTTTGAAATCACTCAAAAAAACATCCGATGATATATACCTAAAGGAATGA
- a CDS encoding four helix bundle protein has translation MNKTDLQHRTKKFALEIIKLAEHLPNNRVGWTFTDQIVRSPTSVAANYRAVCRAKSDKDFGLKDSKIESNELVSIFVASAKTVKSRLNQQSKISN, from the coding sequence ATGAATAAGACTGACTTACAACATAGAACCAAGAAATTTGCTTTAGAAATAATAAAGCTCGCCGAACACTTACCCAATAATAGAGTGGGTTGGACTTTTACTGACCAAATAGTGCGTTCGCCCACTTCGGTCGCTGCAAATTACAGAGCAGTCTGTAGAGCTAAAAGTGACAAGGATTTTGGATTGAAGGATTCGAAAATTGAATCAAATGAGTTGGTTTCAATATTTGTAGCTTCAGCAAAAACAGTAAAATCCCGACTAAATCAGCAATCAAAAATCAGCAATTAA
- a CDS encoding hybrid sensor histidine kinase/response regulator transcription factor: MWDFRMVGCVVKSVRLSTLVLLGVYGLATSTFAYQNTDSNLSIQKVEGIPQSDIRNVFKDSKGFVWLATLDGLFRFDGYTCKNYRISQDPNSISSNMIGKIGEDHLGNIWVTTFGKGLCKLNPVTEEFTSYRIENSSPFKLRTNDISAFLLDGTTLWVGNWKELIRVKLDSTMSEIVSQDHISLHKFNPLVSNLNVQTIFKDREGKIWLGLNVNLIRINNPTSDLNHLSYTKKSGNVSVFQYCDSILVAAGEFVSEVQTDKPYEITLLPISYTSAYAMQYDNGIMWLGNRTGVYAFKKQEDSYQQISHFTPSTADGLSSFPVSHLCTDGTSVWVGTIGGGVYLVSPNDQYFKYYKKTNESRSLKDDHIKAIFEDSKQDLWVGTEQGGLNFLKGEDKYNYAEGFGQISMENYPREYNRVYAIAEQFTPRSKIRERLIWLGTSFPTFLVALDPSTMELLPQSDHMKGFRFVFAIEVQNDSTLWAGTYGAGIWRLKTDEDGAIIQSQQFQPESDDPHSISSTIIRSILYDRAGNLWIGTDKGLNYVAQEELNNDVPTFHVFREGKTEGSLINEYILKLFQASNGKVWMGSMGGGLIGVDQMIGKDSILFNTITVKDGLPNNSIKSIEEDQEGNLWLSSNQGLSRYNPVTQDIVNYDKSDGLQGSDFEELASSRRQNGELLFGGINGLNTFYPAQIRKDTIKPKLYFSELSILNEVVQPRVKYQNNVILKNSIEHTDLIVLTHEQNSFSVAFAGLHFNSPQKVKYQYILEGFDKTWTRANVDHRIAKYTNVPAGTYTLKVTASNSDNVETDEPIRLAIRIKPHPLLSPLAFMIYAVLFVLMIYLLYRIYKNIAHRKKEVLISEIEKRNAEEATQSKLRFFTNISHEFRTPLTLISIPLEKLLKGGKLTEGSEKKNLNIIKHNSDLMLRLVNQILDFRKLEQDKMQLSLQSLDIVAFIKDILQTFEPLAEQKQIDLDFQHNREAIYLSFDPDCVEKIVYNLLSNAIKFTPKDGKVSLEVNQEKERILIQVSDTGIGIKDSDKPYLFQRYFHRVQQDKIMNSGTGIGLSLIKGLVELHKGDIEVQSQEGVGTRFNIHLPMTGDGKASNFVAMERQEDVASMPVIESEIKPVLDRGEEHRYTLLIVEDNQELREIIVSIFNEKHEVLEAEDGKIGYDQCLKHNPDLVISDIMMPNVDGIQLLSMIKDDEKISHIPIMLLTAKSTIENQIEGFAAGADAYVSKPFNADVLYSNALAIIHNRERLRGTYVKEIEINPMLLSNSPTDVSFIEKILTLIEENLSDADFNVDKMAEAYGLSRNHLNRKIKALTGETTINFLRDIRLKHAAELLTKGKYNVSEVTWKVGYTDLGAFRKRFKDRFGVSPSDYIKQQKQ; this comes from the coding sequence ATGTGGGATTTTAGAATGGTAGGATGTGTGGTTAAAAGTGTGCGACTCTCAACGCTTGTGCTTTTGGGTGTGTATGGTTTGGCTACTTCTACCTTTGCATATCAAAATACAGACTCCAATCTCTCGATTCAGAAAGTAGAAGGCATCCCCCAATCTGATATTAGAAATGTATTTAAAGACAGCAAGGGCTTTGTCTGGCTGGCTACTTTAGACGGCTTGTTTCGCTTCGACGGTTATACGTGCAAAAACTATAGGATCAGCCAAGATCCCAATAGTATCAGTAGCAACATGATCGGCAAGATAGGAGAGGATCATTTAGGCAATATTTGGGTGACCACTTTCGGTAAAGGACTATGTAAACTAAATCCAGTCACAGAGGAGTTTACCAGTTATAGGATAGAAAATAGCAGCCCGTTTAAACTCCGAACCAATGATATTTCTGCTTTTTTGCTTGATGGTACTACCCTTTGGGTAGGCAATTGGAAAGAACTCATTCGAGTAAAGCTCGACAGTACCATGTCAGAGATTGTATCTCAAGATCACATTAGTTTGCATAAGTTTAATCCATTGGTCAGCAATCTCAATGTGCAGACCATCTTCAAAGACCGTGAAGGCAAGATCTGGCTTGGGTTGAATGTGAACCTGATTAGAATCAATAACCCTACCTCAGACCTAAATCACCTGAGTTATACCAAAAAGTCAGGTAATGTGTCGGTATTCCAATATTGCGACTCTATACTAGTAGCTGCGGGTGAGTTTGTTTCTGAGGTTCAGACAGACAAACCCTATGAGATTACCTTGTTGCCCATATCATATACATCAGCTTATGCCATGCAGTACGACAATGGTATCATGTGGCTTGGCAATAGGACTGGCGTGTACGCCTTTAAGAAGCAGGAGGACTCATATCAGCAAATCAGTCATTTCACACCTAGTACTGCAGACGGATTGTCGAGTTTTCCAGTGAGTCATTTGTGTACGGATGGTACTAGCGTGTGGGTGGGGACCATAGGAGGTGGCGTTTATCTTGTGTCTCCCAACGATCAATATTTCAAGTATTATAAAAAGACCAATGAAAGTCGCTCGCTTAAGGACGATCACATCAAAGCCATATTTGAAGATAGTAAACAAGACCTGTGGGTGGGCACAGAGCAAGGAGGACTAAATTTTTTAAAAGGAGAGGATAAGTATAACTATGCCGAGGGATTTGGGCAGATTTCGATGGAGAATTACCCAAGGGAGTATAATCGCGTTTATGCCATTGCAGAGCAGTTTACCCCTCGCTCCAAAATCAGGGAGCGGCTGATTTGGTTAGGCACTAGTTTTCCTACCTTTCTTGTCGCGCTAGATCCTAGTACGATGGAGTTGTTGCCACAATCAGACCATATGAAGGGTTTTAGGTTTGTTTTTGCTATTGAAGTACAAAATGATTCTACGCTATGGGCGGGTACTTATGGTGCGGGAATTTGGCGGCTCAAAACAGATGAAGATGGAGCCATCATCCAAAGTCAGCAATTCCAACCAGAGAGCGATGATCCACACTCTATTTCATCTACGATTATTCGAAGTATCTTATATGATCGAGCGGGAAATCTATGGATAGGTACAGACAAAGGGCTGAATTATGTGGCTCAGGAAGAACTCAATAATGACGTGCCCACCTTTCATGTGTTTAGAGAAGGGAAGACCGAAGGCTCGTTGATCAACGAATACATCCTCAAGCTCTTTCAAGCGAGCAATGGAAAGGTATGGATGGGCTCGATGGGAGGGGGGCTTATAGGAGTGGATCAAATGATCGGTAAGGATTCGATCCTATTTAATACCATCACTGTAAAAGACGGCCTGCCTAATAATTCTATCAAATCAATAGAAGAAGATCAGGAGGGCAATCTTTGGCTGAGTTCAAACCAGGGATTGTCTAGGTACAACCCAGTCACTCAGGACATCGTGAACTATGACAAATCTGACGGATTGCAAGGCAGTGATTTTGAAGAGCTGGCCAGTAGTAGGAGGCAAAATGGAGAGCTGCTTTTTGGAGGGATAAATGGCCTCAATACTTTCTATCCAGCGCAGATCAGAAAAGACACCATCAAGCCGAAGTTGTATTTCTCTGAACTCAGCATCCTCAACGAAGTGGTGCAGCCAAGGGTGAAATATCAGAATAATGTAATTCTAAAAAATAGCATCGAGCACACAGACCTCATCGTATTGACCCATGAGCAAAACAGTTTTTCTGTTGCGTTTGCAGGCCTGCATTTCAACTCGCCACAGAAGGTAAAATACCAGTATATCTTAGAGGGGTTTGATAAAACGTGGACAAGAGCCAACGTGGATCATAGAATAGCCAAATACACCAATGTCCCAGCTGGAACGTACACCCTCAAAGTCACCGCGTCCAACAGTGACAATGTAGAAACGGATGAACCCATCCGATTGGCCATCCGAATAAAGCCTCACCCACTTTTGAGTCCCTTGGCCTTTATGATTTATGCTGTGCTTTTTGTTTTGATGATTTATCTATTGTATCGTATTTATAAAAACATAGCACATCGCAAAAAAGAAGTGCTAATCTCTGAAATAGAGAAGAGAAACGCAGAGGAGGCCACGCAGTCCAAGCTTCGATTCTTTACGAATATCTCACACGAATTTCGTACGCCCCTCACGCTGATTTCCATTCCATTAGAAAAATTGCTCAAAGGTGGAAAACTCACCGAAGGCAGCGAAAAAAAGAACCTCAACATCATTAAACACAACTCAGACCTCATGTTGAGATTGGTCAATCAAATCCTGGATTTCAGAAAACTGGAGCAAGACAAAATGCAGCTGAGCTTACAGTCACTCGATATTGTAGCGTTTATCAAAGACATCTTACAAACATTCGAGCCACTGGCCGAACAAAAGCAAATAGATTTAGACTTTCAGCACAATAGAGAAGCGATCTACCTTTCATTTGATCCAGATTGTGTGGAAAAAATCGTGTACAACCTCCTCTCCAATGCCATCAAATTCACACCAAAGGATGGCAAAGTGTCGCTAGAAGTCAATCAGGAAAAAGAAAGGATTTTAATTCAGGTGAGCGATACTGGCATAGGTATCAAGGATAGCGACAAGCCCTACTTGTTTCAGCGATATTTTCATAGAGTCCAGCAAGACAAAATCATGAATAGTGGCACGGGCATTGGCCTTTCGTTGATCAAAGGCCTTGTAGAACTCCACAAGGGAGATATAGAAGTGCAAAGCCAGGAAGGTGTAGGGACTAGGTTTAACATCCATCTGCCCATGACAGGCGATGGCAAAGCGTCGAATTTTGTCGCCATGGAGAGGCAGGAAGATGTAGCGAGTATGCCAGTGATAGAAAGCGAAATCAAGCCTGTACTTGATAGGGGCGAAGAGCATAGGTACACCCTATTGATTGTAGAAGACAATCAAGAATTGAGAGAAATCATCGTTTCTATTTTCAATGAAAAACATGAGGTATTAGAAGCTGAAGATGGAAAAATAGGTTATGACCAATGTTTGAAACACAATCCTGATCTCGTGATTAGCGACATCATGATGCCCAATGTAGATGGCATTCAATTGCTATCCATGATCAAGGACGACGAGAAAATAAGCCATATCCCGATCATGCTCCTTACCGCTAAAAGCACCATCGAAAACCAGATAGAAGGGTTTGCAGCTGGTGCCGATGCGTATGTTTCAAAACCTTTTAATGCCGACGTTTTGTATTCGAATGCTTTGGCGATCATACACAATCGAGAAAGGCTCAGAGGCACTTATGTCAAGGAGATTGAAATCAACCCTATGCTGTTGTCCAACTCTCCCACAGATGTGAGTTTTATTGAAAAAATACTGACCCTGATAGAAGAAAATCTATCAGATGCAGACTTTAATGTAGACAAGATGGCGGAGGCTTATGGGCTGTCGAGAAATCATCTCAACCGTAAGATCAAGGCCCTCACTGGTGAAACGACCATCAACTTTCTCCGAGACATCCGACTCAAGCATGCCGCAGAACTTCTGACGAAAGGAAAGTACAACGTCTCAGAAGTGACCTGGAAAGTAGGCTATACCGATTTGGGTGCGTTTCGTAAGCGCTTCAAAGACAGGTTTGGCGTGAGCCCATCCGACTATATCAAGCAGCAAAAACAATGA